A genomic segment from Spongiibacter sp. IMCC21906 encodes:
- the znuC gene encoding zinc ABC transporter ATP-binding protein ZnuC, with the protein MTPPLLQLEHLTLKQGRQLLLDNIDLSLHAAEIMTVIGPNGAGKTTLIKAALGLIKLNAGNIIRAKGLRIGYMPQRLSLNPLMPVSVERFLAMSCRGEADINRALAQTNITHLRKSPLHDISGGETQRVLLSRALLRQPQLLVLDEPAQGLDITGQTELYELIGQLRDDLGCAVLMVSHDLHWVMAQTDTVICLNQHICCHGHPEQVSNDPAYLSLFGRRHAEAVALYQHHHDHHHDIHGDVVCDHQHD; encoded by the coding sequence ATGACCCCCCCCCTGTTACAGTTAGAACACCTCACGCTAAAGCAAGGGCGGCAGTTGCTGCTGGATAACATTGACCTGAGCTTACATGCTGCCGAAATCATGACCGTCATCGGTCCCAATGGCGCCGGTAAAACCACCTTGATAAAAGCCGCGCTGGGACTGATCAAGCTCAATGCAGGTAACATTATTCGCGCCAAGGGCTTACGTATTGGATATATGCCCCAACGGCTCAGCCTCAATCCATTGATGCCCGTTAGCGTTGAACGGTTTCTGGCCATGTCCTGCCGGGGAGAGGCCGACATCAATCGAGCACTGGCACAAACCAATATCACCCATCTGCGCAAATCCCCGCTACACGATATTTCTGGTGGCGAAACCCAGCGCGTTTTGCTAAGCCGGGCACTGCTGCGACAACCCCAGCTACTGGTATTGGACGAACCCGCCCAAGGCTTGGATATTACCGGGCAAACTGAGCTGTATGAGCTGATCGGCCAACTGCGTGACGATCTCGGCTGCGCCGTTCTTATGGTGTCCCACGATTTACATTGGGTCATGGCCCAGACCGATACGGTTATCTGCCTGAATCAGCATATCTGCTGCCACGGTCATCCAGAACAAGTCAGCAACGATCCGGCTTACCTTTCGTTATTTGGCCGTCGCCACGCCGAGGCCGTCGCCCTTTATCAACACCACCACGACCATCATCACGACATTCATGGCGATGTCGTCTGCGATCACCAACATGACTGA
- a CDS encoding Fur family transcriptional regulator gives MAHNITAPHNHQVCVDQALTLARDICRQRDSRLTTIREDVLTIVWSSHKPIGAYSILEHLAEKNQKPPAPPTVYRALDFLLENKLVHRIASLNAFVGCNDPAHNHEGHFLICQDCNVAIEMASPAISHAIGDAADHQGFSISSQCVEVTGYCQRCRGDQRP, from the coding sequence ATGGCCCACAATATTACCGCTCCCCACAATCATCAGGTTTGCGTAGACCAAGCATTGACGCTGGCCCGGGATATCTGTCGGCAGCGTGATAGCCGACTGACGACCATTCGAGAAGATGTACTGACCATTGTCTGGTCCAGCCATAAACCTATTGGGGCCTACAGTATTCTTGAGCATCTTGCCGAAAAAAATCAAAAGCCTCCCGCCCCACCCACGGTGTATCGGGCGCTGGATTTTCTACTGGAAAACAAATTGGTGCATAGAATAGCCTCTTTGAACGCCTTTGTCGGCTGTAATGACCCCGCCCACAACCATGAGGGTCACTTTCTTATCTGCCAAGACTGCAATGTCGCCATAGAAATGGCATCGCCAGCCATCAGCCACGCCATTGGTGACGCTGCCGACCATCAAGGTTTTAGTATTAGCAGCCAGTGCGTTGAAGTGACCGGTTACTGCCAGCGGTGTCGCGGGGATCAGCGCCCATGA
- a CDS encoding metal ABC transporter solute-binding protein, Zn/Mn family, which translates to MKQVCVLMMLLIWMVAPVSAQDRPIVLSSVMPLHLLVAEIGGDAIDSQLLIPATLSPHDFQLKPSDAQRMHDATAVIWVGPGLEPGLRKLLKKLDQAQALYPVMEVGEDPHVWLDGALVQQIAHKIARVLSSNMPARSAFFHANAARFGAEFRAFDKQLAQRFKQSTALPYLLLHDGFSRFESHYQLPKGEVVMSSDEQMPGARHIVELRKRLQAGEFACVFREPQYSESLLEALTAGLEVPVIEVDPLGYDLNTADGFLSLYRQLGEAFLSCFKS; encoded by the coding sequence TTGAAGCAGGTTTGTGTATTGATGATGTTGTTGATCTGGATGGTTGCGCCGGTCAGTGCTCAAGATCGTCCCATCGTATTGAGCAGCGTCATGCCATTGCATCTGCTGGTGGCTGAAATTGGCGGTGATGCTATTGATAGCCAGTTGTTGATACCGGCCACTCTGTCTCCCCATGATTTTCAGCTTAAACCTTCCGATGCCCAGCGTATGCATGATGCTACTGCCGTGATCTGGGTGGGACCGGGCTTGGAGCCAGGTTTACGAAAGCTGCTTAAAAAGCTAGATCAAGCGCAAGCGCTGTATCCGGTAATGGAAGTGGGAGAAGACCCACACGTGTGGTTGGATGGGGCGCTGGTTCAGCAGATTGCCCATAAAATTGCCCGGGTTTTATCTAGCAATATGCCTGCAAGAAGTGCTTTTTTCCACGCTAATGCTGCTCGGTTCGGCGCAGAGTTTCGGGCTTTTGATAAGCAGTTAGCGCAACGGTTTAAGCAATCAACGGCGCTTCCCTATCTGCTGCTTCATGATGGCTTTTCGCGGTTTGAGTCGCATTACCAGCTTCCCAAGGGTGAGGTGGTGATGTCATCAGATGAGCAAATGCCAGGGGCTAGACACATTGTGGAGTTGCGAAAGCGTTTGCAGGCCGGTGAGTTTGCTTGCGTGTTTCGGGAGCCGCAATATTCAGAGTCATTGCTGGAGGCCTTAACTGCGGGTTTAGAGGTGCCGGTAATAGAGGTTGACCCACTGGGCTATGATTTGAATACAGCTGACGGCTTTTTAAGTTTATACCGTCAGCTTGGCGAGGCCTTTCTTTCTTGCTTTAAGTCTTGA
- the polA gene encoding DNA polymerase I, with protein MTTTAPLVLVDGSSYLYRAFHAMYKADLRNTKGEPTGAVRGVISMLRRLQKDYPDSPIAVIFDAKGKTFRDELFDQYKAQRPPMPDDLRLQIQPINDIIDAMGLPRLVIDGVEADDVIGTLAAQASGDLPVIVSTGDKDMAQLVNGHVTLVNTMTETMMGEEGVKEKFGLPPNLIIDYLALMGDKVDNIPGVPGVGEKTALALIQALGGIKDIYQKLDQVPELSIRGAKSLAKKLEDNREMAELSYTLATIKCDVELELDLAALTPTEPNKEKLLALFQEMEFKSWVEELASGEAEQGGDPVAAPASNYELVLTQEAFEAWLKKLDAAALFAFDTETTSLDYMQARVVGVSFAVEPGEAAYVPFGHDYMDAPDQLSEGQVLGALKPLLENPDKAKLGQNLKYDANVLLNHGISLNGIAEDTMLQSYVLDSTASRHDMDSLALKYLGHSTIHFQDIAGKGAKQLTFNQIALDQAGPYAAEDADITLKLHSELSSRLEKHSPLVSVYRDIELPLVPVLSRIERNGALVSREMLAKQSQELGEKIQALEAQAHDLAGGPFNLSSPKQLGEILFNKLEIPVIKKTPKGAPSTAEEVLAELAHDYPLPKVILDYRGLAKLKSTYTDKLPLLIQPTTGRIHTSYHQAVAATGRLSSSDPNLQNIPIRTPEGRRIRKAFIADKGNKILAADYSQIELRIMAHLSEDKGLIDAFANGEDIHRATAAEVFGVELDDVSDEQRRNAKAINFGLIYGMSAFGLGRQLHIGRNEAQQYIDLYFARYPGVLRYMDDTRKLAAEKGYVETLFGRRLHLPEINAKNGQRRQAAERTAINAPMQGTAADIIKRAMIAVDAYLMDEQPKAKMIMQVHDELILEVAEEQLEAVTNKVEALMAGAASLNVPLEVGLGVGDNWDEAH; from the coding sequence ATGACGACAACAGCTCCTCTTGTTCTGGTCGATGGTTCCTCATACCTCTATCGGGCTTTTCACGCGATGTATAAAGCGGATTTGAGAAATACCAAAGGAGAGCCAACCGGGGCAGTGAGGGGGGTGATCAGTATGTTGCGGCGACTGCAAAAAGATTACCCGGATAGCCCCATTGCGGTGATTTTTGATGCCAAGGGCAAAACCTTTCGCGACGAGCTGTTTGACCAGTACAAGGCTCAGCGCCCGCCTATGCCTGATGATCTGCGGCTACAGATTCAGCCTATCAACGATATTATTGACGCCATGGGCTTGCCCCGGCTGGTTATAGATGGGGTTGAGGCCGATGATGTTATTGGCACCCTTGCTGCCCAGGCTTCTGGTGATTTACCGGTGATTGTGTCCACTGGCGACAAAGATATGGCTCAGTTGGTGAATGGTCATGTCACCCTCGTTAATACCATGACCGAAACAATGATGGGTGAGGAAGGAGTAAAAGAGAAATTTGGCTTGCCGCCTAACTTGATCATTGATTATCTCGCCCTGATGGGCGACAAAGTCGACAATATTCCAGGTGTTCCCGGCGTGGGGGAAAAAACCGCACTGGCCTTGATTCAGGCTTTGGGTGGAATTAAAGACATTTACCAGAAGCTTGATCAGGTTCCCGAGTTAAGCATTCGCGGCGCGAAAAGCTTGGCCAAAAAGCTGGAAGATAACCGGGAAATGGCCGAACTCTCCTACACATTGGCGACGATAAAGTGCGATGTTGAGCTGGAGTTGGATCTGGCTGCTCTCACCCCCACCGAGCCCAACAAAGAAAAGCTGCTGGCCTTGTTCCAAGAAATGGAATTTAAATCTTGGGTGGAGGAGCTTGCGTCGGGTGAGGCTGAGCAAGGTGGCGACCCCGTTGCTGCGCCAGCTAGCAACTATGAGCTGGTGCTGACCCAGGAGGCCTTTGAGGCTTGGCTTAAAAAGCTGGATGCTGCGGCTTTGTTTGCTTTCGATACCGAAACCACCAGCTTGGATTATATGCAGGCCCGGGTTGTGGGAGTGTCCTTTGCGGTGGAGCCGGGCGAGGCAGCGTATGTGCCCTTTGGCCACGATTATATGGATGCGCCCGATCAATTAAGTGAAGGGCAGGTGCTGGGGGCTTTAAAGCCACTCTTGGAAAATCCCGATAAGGCTAAGCTAGGTCAAAATCTTAAATACGACGCGAATGTGCTTTTAAATCACGGCATTTCCTTAAATGGCATCGCTGAAGACACTATGCTGCAATCCTATGTGCTGGACTCCACTGCCAGTCGGCATGATATGGATAGTTTGGCGCTGAAGTATCTAGGTCACTCGACCATCCATTTCCAAGACATCGCCGGCAAAGGCGCTAAGCAGCTGACGTTTAATCAAATCGCGCTCGATCAGGCTGGCCCCTACGCTGCCGAAGATGCCGATATCACCTTAAAGCTACATAGCGAGCTGTCATCCCGCCTGGAAAAGCATTCGCCACTGGTATCGGTATACCGCGATATCGAGCTGCCGCTGGTGCCGGTGTTGTCCCGCATTGAGCGTAATGGCGCGCTGGTCAGCCGGGAAATGCTGGCCAAGCAAAGTCAGGAGTTGGGAGAGAAAATTCAGGCCTTGGAGGCGCAGGCCCATGACTTGGCCGGCGGCCCTTTTAACTTGTCCTCGCCCAAGCAGCTTGGCGAAATATTGTTTAATAAGCTGGAAATCCCGGTCATTAAAAAAACCCCCAAAGGCGCGCCTTCTACCGCAGAAGAAGTGCTGGCGGAGCTGGCCCACGACTACCCTCTGCCCAAAGTGATTTTGGATTACCGGGGTTTGGCAAAGTTAAAGTCCACCTACACCGACAAGTTGCCACTGCTGATTCAGCCAACGACAGGCCGAATTCATACCTCCTATCATCAGGCCGTTGCTGCCACGGGCCGACTGTCGTCATCAGACCCCAATTTACAAAATATCCCCATTCGTACCCCAGAAGGGCGGCGTATTCGCAAAGCTTTTATTGCTGATAAAGGCAATAAAATACTGGCGGCGGATTACTCTCAAATTGAACTGCGGATTATGGCCCATTTGTCAGAAGATAAAGGCTTGATCGACGCATTTGCCAACGGCGAAGACATTCACCGGGCCACTGCTGCTGAGGTATTTGGGGTCGAACTGGACGACGTTAGCGACGAGCAGCGCCGCAATGCCAAGGCCATCAATTTTGGTTTGATATACGGCATGTCCGCTTTTGGTTTGGGCCGACAGCTGCATATTGGCCGCAATGAAGCTCAGCAATATATCGACCTCTACTTTGCGCGTTACCCCGGCGTACTCCGTTACATGGATGACACTCGCAAGCTGGCGGCTGAGAAAGGCTATGTCGAGACGCTATTTGGCCGTCGTCTGCACTTGCCCGAAATTAATGCCAAGAATGGTCAGCGTCGCCAAGCTGCCGAGCGGACTGCGATTAACGCGCCAATGCAAGGCACCGCGGCGGATATTATCAAGCGAGCGATGATTGCCGTGGATGCGTACCTTATGGATGAGCAGCCTAAAGCGAAAATGATTATGCAGGTGCACGATGAGTTGATTTTGGAAGTGGCAGAAGAGCAGCTCGAAGCAGTGACCAATAAAGTAGAGGCCCTGATGGCCGGAGCGGCAAGTTTGAATGTGCCGCTGGAAGTGGGTTTAGGTGTAGGGGATAACTGGGATGAGGCGCATTAG